CGAACATAATGATTTGCCATTTTTTTAGTTTTGTATCTAATTCTTTCGTACGACGGAAAATATCTTTTTTACCAGCATATAATCCGAGTAAAAATAGTCCCAGTGTTTCAGGAAGCATAATGAGACTGTTTCCTATTGCTTCAGAATAGAAAGAATGGAATCTTTCTTCGGTGTGTACCCCCCAGTTTTCTAGCGGTATAACGGCTGAGGAAAGGTCTAATTTATCTAATGGTACTAATGCCATGAGAAGAGAACCTAATAATGTGAAAAATTGCATGAAACTTAATAGTACAATTGCCCATATTAAAATAGTACGAGGCTCTCTCTTATAAAATAGAAATAAGAAAAAACCAGTGATTGCATAAGTATGTAAAATGTCTCCATCCCATAAAAGGACATAATGTAAAAAACCGAATAATAATAAAATGAGAAGACGGCGGAAAAATAAAGTTTTCGGGTGGTCTGTTTTCGCCTCAGCACGCTTCATAAAAATGTAAAAACCTAATCCAAACAAAAATGAAAAAATAGTATAAAATTTTGTTTGAATAAACATATCGTAAAATAGGCGAATGTAACTGTCCATTCCTTCGTAAATCCCTGAAATGTCACGAGAGTCAACACCAGTAATAACTGGCCAGTTGACAAGAAAAATGCCGAGTACAGCAATTCCTCTAATGATATCAATAGAATGAATCCGCTCGCCTTGTGAAATATTTTATGTCATTATTTTCCTCCTTACTAAGTAAATCCCTTTTATTATACAAAATGTAAGAAGGAGGGGATAGAGGGATTTCCAATTTTTAAAACTGTTAAGATATGCAATATGAGATATAATAAGAGGGCACAGCAAGTTTTAAACTCCTTTAAAACAGGCAGTAAAGCTCCTTCTTCAGAGGAGCTTTCTTTTTAAAACATATTGATAATGATTATCTTTAGTGATAAAATATACTCAAAAGTGATAATCATTATCAAAAAAGGTTGGTGTGTTACATATGGTATATGCACTTGTTGCAGGAACGGTTGCTGTATATGCAGTGATTACAAAGTACGTGTTAAACGGAGTAGGAACAACAAAATGAACAATATTACATAAAATCCCTTTCATTTGTAAAAAGAATGAAAGGGATTTTTTATTTTTAGTGAGAATAGGCTGAAAATTTAGTATGATAATAAAGTGAAACTTTAATCAGTGGGGCTTTACCGTCACTGATTACTAGCTTTCGCTATTGGGACATTTTTTGGGCAGTGTATCACTCGCTTAACTTTTTAGGAATTAGGAGTGTTACTACCCGCAAATAGCAGGATAAAGTATATACATCTTGGATAAAGGGGAACAAGGGGATGACAAACATAGTACAGACAAACGGTATGAAAAAACTTGTTTGTTTTTATGAAGAATGGCAAAAGCATGGTGATACAGAAAATA
The DNA window shown above is from Bacillus clarus and carries:
- a CDS encoding DUF418 domain-containing protein, which produces MSQGERIHSIDIIRGIAVLGIFLVNWPVITGVDSRDISGIYEGMDSYIRLFYDMFIQTKFYTIFSFLFGLGFYIFMKRAEAKTDHPKTLFFRRLLILLLFGFLHYVLLWDGDILHTYAITGFFLFLFYKREPRTILIWAIVLLSFMQFFTLLGSLLMALVPLDKLDLSSAVIPLENWGVHTEERFHSFYSEAIGNSLIMLPETLGLFLLGLYAGKKDIFRRTKELDTKLKKWQIIMFVLTLPMWFIMIHFFIKNQPYTPFSLMGITMISGKTLFIFYIFTLMRLLQKEKWQRLLRPFQYVGRMALTNYISHTIITLIVFGLFFKKYYPVPLWIGPLFCIAFYTLQIFISHWWLSRYQYGPLEYIWRLGTYGKMMPLKKKSKVS